In Miscanthus floridulus cultivar M001 chromosome 8, ASM1932011v1, whole genome shotgun sequence, the sequence TTGGCATTCCCAAACTGCAGTTAAGCAAGTAGGATCCATTAAGAATAAAATGCAACAGCTATCCACACTTTTTAGATATAATGAAGTAAAATAAAATGCATCAGTTACCTGTGCTTTCAGCAATATTTCCATCCTTGAATCTTCTAAGCTCAACTTTCTCTCCCCAAAATTTCCTAAATTTAATAGCCTGTGATTTAACAATGCATATCAGAGTGTTAGATCGCAATAGTGGCAGTTCATTGTTCCGTAATCTAGAAAAGGAAAAATACCTCAACGCGGTTCTCAGGGTTTGGACCAATATCAACAAGGCAAAAACTTTTTTCCAATGAGCTAACCATCATACCAACGAGAAGCGGACTGCTGCCAAATTCTGAGAAACCCTACAAAATTGTGCTTGTCACTGGACTGAAATGCAGGAAGGTGATCAATAATACTAATGCTCACACTACATACTTCCACTATTTTCCATTCAAAAGGTGTGCTTCTCCACAGGACTCGGATCATCTTTGTTCTATCTGTAAGTCCTCGTTGCAGCAAAGACTGAACATCTTTCTCAAGAATTCTCCAATACTCATCATCCACACAATAGCTTAATGCAGTAACCTTAGAGTTCCCTTTCAAGTTTATCCTGACAGAAAGAAATACAAGTGAAAACTTGATCAGCTGATGGAGAAGTCTTTAATCTGGGATGATACTAGAAGGCAAAATTGGCTCAATGACACTAGGAATATGTGCAGATTGGAAATAATATGAAAAGAGGCTGACAAGTTGGGCCAGAGCCACATTAAGTAGGAGAGAAAAGTTGGTGCATAACAGCAGATGCAGAATGTAACTAGATAGTCTCAAACTGAGGACGTGCTGCACTGTTCACTCAAATAACGGTTCCAGTAGAAGTCCATAATACATGTACCAATGTGATGCATCATAATTCAGTTTCAGCGTACCTCAAGCATGAGTCAAACTTAGCACCAAAGTCAACTTTGGTCATGAAAAGCTCTTCAAGTCCACCATCTCTGCATTTATCAAGGCAACTAAGTGCGCAAGCTGCCTCATCTTGAAGCTGAACAAGGAAAGACAGGCAGAGGCCACAAGAGTTGAACTCAAAGAAATTTGAAAGGTTGACTACAGATGTGGAGAGCATCACTCTGAATCTGAAGAATAAAAAAACATCAAACTAGATATCTACCAGTGATTGCTGGATTATACCGCCAGGTTGTACATTTGAGTAGTTATACAGAGATATAAGTACAGggaaaaacaagctgaatcaAACTAGATATCTCACAGTAAAGGCTAGCTGCAACAAGCGAAATCATAAGGGTCAAGTAGGCGCTGCTATCTTAATGAAGCATACATATCAGTGTCATATGTGATGATGATGAAGCGAAGTAAGGATTTGAGTGAGTACCAACCTAATGTGTGTTGGGCAGAGGAGAGGCCCTTCCCTCTGAACCTTGCCAACGCGCAGGGAGACGAGGGGGACACAGAGGCAACGCGCGAGCATGCCCACCTCCGACACCTCGAAGTGCTGCAAGGGAGGTAGGAAGGGAGCGAGCAGAATGAATGAACAGATCCGTAAACCCTAGGCAACCGAACAGGAGCCAGAGGAGGAGGCAAGGCAAAAGCGAAAGGTTACCTACGCGAGGTGTGCGATGAATcggtcgtcggcggcggcgcaggAGACATTGAGCATGAGCAGCGGCCTGAGGCGCTCGTCGGCGCGGCAAGCCCCCATGAGCTGCTGGTGCAAAggaggcggcggcagcggtggaggGATACCCTCGTCGCTTTCCGATCGGGAGGTCTCAGGGGCGTCGGCGTCGGGGAAGGCGCGGGTTTCGGGCTCCAGCTCCTCCCTGTCCCTGGAGGGCAGCGGATCCatcgggggaggggaggggaggggaggggaggggaggggaagcTAGGGTTGGCCGGGAGGACGACGGGGGGAGCGAATCGGGGATtgattggattggattggattCCGTTTGATGGTGAGTGGTTGGCGAATGGCGAATGCACTACTAGTCGTTTCGTCCAGTCAGCGTCTCCCCTCTCTCTACCACAGGCCCACATGCCATGCTCCCTGATTACTACAGGTAGTCCAGTTCagttcccctcaaaaaaaaaaggtaGTCCAGTTCAGTACATCGGCCCGACTCCATTCTCAGGATAGCATCTGCTCAAAAAAAATCTCAAGGATACCACTCTTTTCTTGAGAATCTCGGGGCTCGAACAGCGGTGACATAGACGGCGATGCCACAGGTGCCACATGGGGTTAGCCTCCGGATGGAGTTCGTAATTTTTGAACTTATACAAATTAAACTTAGAAAAAAATCCTCTTAAGCTCTTTGAACTACCTATTTTTCCTTAAATTGAATGTCGGTGGGCTCAATGCAGTAGAAACTAGCAAGGCGCCAAGTTGTTAGAGAAATGGTGCATGATCGTCGAGCCACCATTGTAGAGGTCACCAAGTTTAtcaaaaattaaaattaaaactactaaaataattttgagacaccaaatgatctcaaatgaaaatttgataaacatcaaagttgaacaactcatcaagatatacaacttttattttggttatcttgtcatttgacaaaatttgaacgtttcaaatttgaaattttaaaaaatgacaagttcgaaccaaaatttgagacctaaaatgatttcaacataaaaagtgatgaataccaaagttgttcaaatcattaatatctacaacttttattttagtcatcttatcatttgacaaaaattgaacctttcaaatttgaaattttaaaaaacgataagttcgaaccaaaatttgagacccaaattgatttcaacataaaaagtgatgaataccaaagttgttcaactaattaatatctacaacttttattttggtcatttcttcatttgacaaattctcaGCACACATTGTTTACTAATCTTGCACATGTCTCATATATTTTATAAAatcttatgagagatgtgtcacatttgtgaacaatgtcattaccactttgttatataaagaaatgaccaatacaaaagttatagatcttgatgagttattcaactttggtatttatcactttttcagctgaaatcatttggggtaccaaaatcttgtctgaagttgtattttttttaaactcaaaatttaaatttctcaaacttttcatatgtatatattgacaaaaaccaacaaaataaattgatagagaatgattttaaaaaaatttaggaaaaaaaatcatcagatttggagttagtatgaggaagaaaaactagttacaaagttgacccatagattaaaaaaagaaatcacactgttcattataatcatgtaaggatcatatagaacagtgtgatttctctttttaatctgtggataaactttgtaactagttgttctcccttatactaactccaaatgtgatggttttttttcttaaaaaattctaaaatcatgcttcagcatttaagtttgatcaaaacttggatgtgacaatgttttacacatttttaaatttgaaatttgaaatttaacaagttcaaaccaaattttaaaatcctaaatgatttcagatgtaaaagtgatgaataccaaagttgttcaactcatcaagatgaacaacttttattttggtcatcttgtcatttgacaaaatttgaacatttcaaatttgaaattttaaaaaatgacaagtttgaaccaaaatttgagacctaaaatgatttcaacataaaaagtgatgaataccaaagttgttcaaatcattaatatctacaacttttattttagtcatcttatcatttgacaaaaattgaacctttcaaatttgaaattttgaaaaacgataagtttgaaccaaaatttgagacccaaattgatttcaacataaaaagtgatgaataccaaagttgttcaactaattaatatctacaacttttattttggtcatttattcatttgacaaattctcaGCATACATTGtttactaatcttacacatgtctcatatagtttataaaaccttatgagagatgtgtcacatttgtgaacaatgtcattaccactttgtcatataaagaaatgaccaatacaaaagttgtagatcttgatgagttattcaactttgatatttatcactttttcagctgaaatcatttggggtaccaaaagcttgtctgaagttgtatttttttaaattcaaaaattaaattgctcaaactttttatatgtatatattgacaaaaaccaataaaataaattgatagagaatgattttagaaaattttaggaaaaaaaatcatcagatttggagttagtatgaggaagaaaaactagttacaaagttgacccacagattaaaaaaagaaatcacactgtttacTATGATCATATAAgggctgctatttattcgtgtgccatcagtaggggcggctggtgattcagccgcccctacagtctgGCACTatagggcggctggtgattgagccgcccctacagtgggcactgcaggggcggctgttgattgagccgcccctacagattaGCCTcaactgtagggacggctcaggttaccagccgcccctacagtgccatttgtaggggcggctgggctgctggggcccgagaacgcccactgtaggggcgcccccaaccccagccacccctacagtaaaaatgtcCTCGTTCCTACAGtaagaatctggcgtagtgaaATGTTATATTCTTTAATCTAAAAATGATTCTGTTGATGGCATTTGCTGGTAAATTCATTGCTTTGATCGTTCTGGTGTGATAAGTGATGAAGTATAATTGTTGCTGGTTATCAACCTTAAACATGAAGCAAGGCATTTCAGCTCTATGCCTATTCTCCATGTAGACTTGTGAGGCATTAGAGAATCAAAGGCAAGATTATTAGGGTTATAAAGTCTAGCTTAGGTCAACATTTTTCTACGATGCCATATGACTTGCAGAGTGTAGTTCCACATCTACATGCGCACCGTGGTATTATACTAATTCTGAACTATGCAGCCTCTCAACACTCTATGCCAATCATTACATGATATCATACATACACAACATGATTTCCTACATATGCCACATGGCTCTTGGTCTCTCTTTTCCAGCGTAATTGAAAAGAAAGTATTTTACTTGAAACTACAGTCGAGTATAGTTCATTGATTTTGGTAATGTGTTTGTAATGTTTCCTTAGCTTTTGTAGAGGAATTGGTTATGGTAAAAAAACATAGATATCATGTTCTTAGCTTGCCATTTGCATGTTCAGTAATTATTTTTTAGTTTCTTTATTTAAATTTTTGAATATCTTTGAAGGATGAATGGAAACTTGGAATCTTGGATAGTTGGAGTAATAATTATCGACTTTTATGAACCACTTGTATCTTCTTCAATCTTGTAGTTGTACCTGAAACTCTGTATTCTCGTTTCTTTTGTATCAGCATCATATATATTCTTCTATACGGTGATCTATGACACGAACCAGTGTATGGATGTCTCGTCATGTAGATCCGATGTATAAGCTTATTGATACTGTATTGCAGAATCTAGGGTTAAAACAAATTGAATTTTATGTGATATAGGATCTAGTTGTCAAAAGTTTCCTCGTTATTTCCTCCATTGCATGGGAACTTTTTTAAGCACATGTGTTCCTTATTATATCATTTGTATATATCAATTATATTTTGTATATGATATAAATGATGACTGACTTACAAAAATCTCATTAATATTCCCCcattgcatatgtaatgctttaGAAAACACGTGTATAGTACCATTTTCTACTAGTCTTGGTCTTTCATCTTCaattttgaccaagtttatatagaAATGCCCCAACATTTATAACACCAAGTTTACTTATTCACATTTACTATAGAACTAGAAGATACTCCGCGCGTTACTGCAgagattgcaaaaaaaaaaagaaattaagTAGAGATGACGTGGATAGCTTGTATTAAGAAGTTAAAAGTAAGTGGTATGACATGTCTATTAGTGAAAGATGATGTGGATAATTAGTGGAACATGATGTGGATGTCTTCATGTTGAGATAGAACTTAAGATGATatggatagcttgcattaagaggttgGAAGTTAGTGGCATGACATGACTATTAGTACGTGGAAGATGATGTGAATGTCTTGcatgtggagagagagagagagagagagagaggcgagagagagagagagagagagagagattgagaTGACGTGGATGGCTTGCATTAAGAGATTGAAAGTTAATGGCATAACATGGCTATTAGTGAAAGATGATGTGGATGTCGCATGTTGAGATAGAACATGTAGTGGGGATTAGCTTTATAAAgagatatatatagatatagatatgtcTGACAGTGCATTAGTattatagatgttaatatatacTCCTTTCGTGCCAAATCGTAGGTCGTTGTTGATTTCCTAGCTATATAGCTTGTACTAATATGCACCGGTACATACCGTCTATTTAGGTGCGCAACAAATAAAAGCAATGCATCTAGAAATTAAAAATCGgaataatttataatttaaaactgATGGagtatatttttctataaagttGTTAGAAAAGTTTTGGCTTAGAAAAAACACTAAagcaacaaatatatatattctGAAGAAATATCCTATCCGCCGTCGATATTTCTCTAAGAAATCGGAACCTTCTGGTGACATGACAGATGCATAATAGTATGTTTTGGTTTGAGAAAGAGCACAGTTTAGACTGAGAACGACTCACCGGCTGATCATTTCTTTTCATTTACACATGCATCGGTAAGTGAACACACGAGAAACTGAATGCATCGGGTCGTCGTCGGCTGCTGGTGCCGAGATGCCGCCATAGGTCAAATAAAGCAGTGCATTCCGCACTATTGGTCATGACTGGCGACGCCACACAATGTACGGATTGAAACTGAATGCTTGCTTGCATGCATATCATACTTCCGGTGCTGCGTGCGTGGATCGCGACGACACAATGCATCTCCATCAGATGTGATGAGTAGTAACTCTCGTGCGTATGCACTGACGCGCGCGGAACTTTGTCGGCATGAGAAAAAATGAATACTGAGTATGTGGCTAGTTCAGTCTGCAGTAGGCGTTCATAAGGATAGGGCGCGCCACTGTGACTGCGGTTATTATTGAAGATACCATACCATACATGTATATAGAGCGTCTGCTCGTACCGTgtctaaaaaaacaaaaactaGGTGTGAGTCGGTGTAATAAGACTATTCAtgataatcatatatatatatatgatatgatatgatatgatatacaCGGTAATGCTCAGGGTTGGGCGTCCGTCCGATGGGACGCCGCTTACCACGTCTGCGCGCGCTACCGGTCCGACAGACCCGCCTCCTCCTCTCACATCTCTGTCAAAAATATCTTCCTACTTGATCGCCCATCGCACGCTTCACAGCGCCGTGCGGCCGTCAGCCCACCCCACTCCGCATTCACTACAGCGGCCATCTCCACCTCGTGTGCCCTCATCCTGCGCTGTTCGCTCCTGCCCATCGCGCGCCTCTCGCTCCTTGCGCCTGCAGTACCACCCGCCGCGCGCCCACCCACGCCATCGGGCGCCGCCGCCCGCCTCTATTGGTGCTGGTGGTGCCGTCGCGCGCCTCAGGTCGGTCCCaacgagccaagggcacccacaaGTGCGGCCCGTGCTAGTGGTGCTCGTGCGCTGCCGCTCGGCGCCAGCTCCCACTTCGAGACCGGAATCAACAGGCCATGGCCTCTCCCTCCCCTTATGttacaaatgtatgtttcaagtgtttcagatcttatcagagatatgttgcaagtgtttcatatggatgtcgTAAAAGTAGATCGAAATATTgcacatattgcaagtgtttcagaggcatgttgcagtgtttcagaggcatgttgcaagcatttgttcgaaatgtttcatttgtttcagacatatgttgcaagcattttttatctggatgttgcaaatatttgacacatatgttgcaagagtataatCTAAATGTTTCCGTCGTTTCTATCTTATGTTGGAATAAATGTTTTCATGttgtaagttgcaagtgttttatctggatgctacatatgtttcacacacacatgttgtaagtgtatgtttcaaatgtttcatttgctttagacgtatgttgcattcaagtgttttatgtttcagagatatgttcAGAGAGTCATGGAGGCACGACCCGAGCACTGAGGGAAGGGACACGACGAGCCAGGGGCCAGCGGATGGGATACGTGGCGCGCCTGGGGTCCTATGGCggggcgtgctcgtcctcatccCGGCTCCCGGGTCTCGCCTGCGCAGACAGAGAGGAGGGGGTCAGAAGGAAGGAGCGGTGGACACAGGTGTAgagtcgagatggtggactagaggggtgaatagtcatttctaaaattaatcataccggctaaccgaaacaaaactatcggtctagccaagactacaaccctctatctaagttctcaagcaccttataaaagatCCTAATAAAGTAACTAAGGTgttgggctagttagagctcacctaatcaattctagaaacAAGGTCACACatacctatgcaactagtactcaagCAAACCGGGAGCTCCTGCACAAActagtatgcaaaagcacaaagcctaagctcattagcaatgctcaataacaaggctgcACAAGCCACGGGCATGCCGGTGGTGGGGTGGGCGTCCCTTACGCTGATCCGGCAGCCACTTGTCCAAATCTGGTCGACTCACTGTTGGCCTCACGGGCTGGGGCACAGGTGGTGCTGCCCTAGAAGTGGTGTGGTTCTTCTTATGCACATGTGCACGCGGTGCGCACAGTTTGGCCATGGGTGAGCCGGCGGGGGAAGGGAGGGGTTGTGTGTCCGCGGGCACTCTCCTCCCGTGCCTCTTGTTGGGGAGGTCAGAGCACCGGTTTGGCGGAGTGATGGCGCTGGACCTGCCATCTTAGGGAGTGCTAGCAAAAGTTCTGGGTGAAGAAAACTCAGCTCAGCTCTTGGCGGGGCTAGCGACGAGGTTTCCTTCTTAAAGGCGTCCCTGAAGAACCTCTTGTTGCTTCCTCTCCTTAGCTAGCCAAGTCATTGTAGTTCCTAGGCACAAGGCCCGGGCAAAAGCCTTGCCAAGTTTCTGCTTCGTTGATGATGATTACGTTGTAGCATCATTCGTCTCCGTGGAGACATCGTCGAAGATCTCTTGTGCCTTGGAGTTGTTCTTTTGTCCTCTTCTGTTTTTTCTTTGTACTGATGTACTATTTGTGGTTGTGCCACCGTTCGGAGTTCGCCCTTATCCTAGGGCacgttgttgttgtttttttcttaCCCGAGGGTAGGCCACAATCTTGCCTCTGTACTAGGGATGTTGTATGGCTTTAGTTCAGTTTTCCAAAATTAATCGGACGAAAGGGTTTCGCCTTGTTTTATCTAAAGACGAGGTTGTTGATGTGGCTATGCCATGATATATCAATACATATTCCGGTGGGGATTCAATCCCTGTGTCAGTTAAAAAAAACGAAGCAGAATCACGCGAATAGCACAGATACTATGTAAGGCGTACTAGCTTAAGCCCCGATTGATCATCAGAACTTTGATGTCACAAGTCAAGTTTGAACATAGAAGACTAATTATAATGTATAACAGTGACGAATCCAGGAAAAAAtctaggaggggctgaacaaaagaataaaggctttttttatcttctcttaaccttagcccctcctacctaatacatgtatgcataaaattaTAAAAGAGGGCTTAGGAGAACTCCACGTGTCcagggtgggtgggtgggggggggggggggggggggggggggctgaagccccccaagccccaccgttggatccgtCCATGTGTATAAGCATCTCAGCACCTGGACCACACACTTGCATCGCGAAGCATCCGTCGTCAAGCAGTGATCGCGACACTAGATACATACATACACCCAGCGGCGGAtacaggaaatattttagggggacTAAACAatactgctgctcgatcttaagtctcagacCCCTACATTATAGAACTTTGTCTAGAAATTCATaggggctctacagtaatttacactgattcggtttgggtagagggggcttgagccccccgccccaccgctggatccgcccctgcataCACCACACGTCGTGCACTCGTGTATCACGCTCGCGCGCTACCTTCAAGCTAGAATTGAGCAACGAAGCGCGTGTACGTACGAGCGAGCGATGGAGACGTCGCTTGGAATGGAACCGCATGCGTGTGGAACAACCGTGTTTGATCGACGTGCCATGTGGATGCAGTGCAGCGACGGCAGTATCCTTCGTCGTCGTCTTTCATCCGCGGCGTGTGGTCGCTACCACCAGTCCCAATCAGGGCACACCGCCGTCGCTAAGCACCGATCCAATTAAACGTGCAGTTAGCTACTAGCTAGGATGGCCAGGCCTATAGAAAATTGATGGTGATGTGAGCTGATGTGTCGAGGAAGGAACAAATGGCAGTTGTCTTACGGTACGTTGATAAGCTTGGGATAAGAAAGGAGAGACTTATTGCTGTTGTTCATGTGCAAAAAACCTCGGCTATGTCTGAAATCTAACATTGACAATTTGTTTGCTAAGTATGGCTTAAGCATAAAGCAaatcaaagggcaaggttatgaTGGAGCAAGCAACATAAAAGGTGAATTTAATGAACTACGGGCTTtaatcgagagagagagagaatagctCAACATATTATAATGTATAAGCATCTCAGCACCTGGACCACACACTTGCATCGCGAAGCATCCGTCGTCAAGCAGTGAGTGCGATACTAGATACATACATACCCACGTCGTTTGGAATGGAACCGCATGCGTGTGGAACAACCGTGTATACCGTGTTTGATCGACCTGCCATGTGCGTGAACAATTCGTCGTCGTCTTTCATCCTGCGGCGTGTGGTCGCTACCAGCCTACCACCAGTCCCAATCAGGGCACACCGCCGTCGCTAAGCACCGATCCAATTAAACGTGCAGTTAGCTACTAGCTAGGATGTCCAGGCCTATAGAAAATTGATGGTGATGTGAGCTGATGTGTCTGAGGAACAGATGGCAGTTGTCTTACGGTAGGTTAATATGCTTGGGGTAATAAAGGAGAGACTTATTGCTTTTGTTCATGTGC encodes:
- the LOC136469033 gene encoding U3 small nucleolar RNA-associated protein 22-like translates to MLARCLCVPLVSLRVGKVQREGPLLCPTHIRDGGLEELFMTKVDFGAKFDSCLRINLKGNSKVTALSYCVDDEYWRILEKDVQSLLQRGLTDRTKMIRVLWRSTPFEWKIVEGFSEFGSSPLLVGMMVSSLEKSFCLVDIGPNPENRVEAIKFRKFWGEKVELRRFKDGNIAESTVWECQSWEKHTIIKRIADYVLMKHLSLQKDDLIHVVDQLDFCLLVDGQAYS